The following nucleotide sequence is from Solanum dulcamara chromosome 7, daSolDulc1.2, whole genome shotgun sequence.
ATTAGGATCACATAGATCCAGGAGCAAGAGTTTATAGGCTTTCCTTTGGGATGATGATTTTAGAAGCAAtgatattataatttattaacGGGATAAAATACAAATTCATTTGTGAAGGTATTATTAATTTAACCAATAAACTAATCCATAACCACTATGCTAATATCGAACCCACCGATATCTTACCGGTTAGGTTAGCAGTTTAGTACATTTAAAACCAATAACCGATAAAGCAGaccaacaaataaaaatatccaACCCAAACCGCCCAATAAGCACCCCTAGCTCATGCAAGACAGAGCTTTATATATCTGCATAGGCAGTAGACGGACTTAATAGTCTGCTGAGTACCTTGATCACCGAGATACGGCTGGCAGTAATCTAGTCTTTGACTATCTCCACACTGTTACCCCTAGAAACTTGTGATGTACCTTGCTCGATACACtggaaaaaggagaagaagttAGTAATGATTTTCACTTATCTTAACCTCTCTTTCAGCTGTGCAAATCCATCAGATAGCTCAGGTTTCAACTTTCCCAGAACAAATCAGCAGCGACAATCAACAAAATTAACCACAGGGGAAAGAATGATACATTGGCAAATTACCTGTAAAAGATGGTTGTGCAGCCAATCCAATGTTTGTGGAAACGTCGTCGCTGATATGTTTACAACTGTTAAACCCTGTCAATAAGAACGCAGCTCCcatagaataaaaatcatgaacGACATACTTATAACAAATCAATAATCTAACTAGAACCACAAAATTACGGGATGTAGTCTGTAAAAGTCAAATCAAATGGATCAGGCATGAAAAGGTATATGACaaatagttattttttctttctttaaaataataagtaaataaaaagaaTCATTATTAGACAACTTGCATACTAATGTCCAATTACAATTGTAGGGTgctttttatttattgtaacTTGTGTCTTCAATTCACcataaataaaaattcttttttttggtgCATGCCTCCAAATATATGCAAGTCCCCCGAAGTAGTATCAAGAATTCCAGAAAACAAATGACTCTCCCATAACTCGACAAATTTACATTAACTGCCTAGCAAGTCCCTCACACCACAAgaaaatatactttttttatttactCTGCTTTTgatgccccccccccccccctttagCATCTTCACTACCTACCGCACAAGGAAAAAAAACCCTTCTTTCCTGTAACTCTATTTATTCATCTGGATGAAGAATGGAATTTGAAAGAAATGGACTCTAGATTCAAACTCCAGATACTAGCTGGCTAGCCGCAAGAACATACTATTGAAATAGCATCGTGCATCACTAGCTGCATTTAGGAAATGTAGGATATCATGCATCCAACATTTTCAAATTGAATGCATATCAAATCTACAATGACGGCATTATATGGGTGATAGTAATACATTGCTTGATTATCTTTATTTCGTACATTGACATAGATTATAGGGCTTTCATCATACAGTTGTGCTCATTGAATTTGCTTACCGCCAGAAAAACATGATAGAGAAGAGGATCCAATACCAAGAAGACTTATAAATAGTCTGGAGATTTAATGCAGATTAGGCTCTTACTGGTAGGTTGATTAGTCTTGATTTCTATTCAGATATTTTCTTTTATGGGTCCTCAGACAGTTATATCCATGTAGAAGGATTTCCAAATTTTATGTTGATGTTGGGAAAGATGGCAAACACCATACCTGTGAGTTAAAGGAACAGAGATAGTCCTGTATAGTCTTCAAGTTAGATATCAATTTATCTTTGTCCTGAAGAAATTCAAGAGAGGATTACCAGCTAGATAAAcaatataagcaaaaatattcagaTACAAGTACACTATGTATCATATGTGCTTATTAATATCACACGCATAAACATATAGAAAGAATTAAAGCCAGATACAGAGACAGAAAAGGGtgaaaattttcttaatttcttgtAGATTGATGAGCTTTATGACGTATATTTCAACTTTCTTTGGTTTGTAAAATATCACAGTTCTCTTTAAGTCTCTTCTGGCACTTAAGTCCATGCTACTGACAAGAATGACAAAATTGAATTGCCATcccttttccttcttttcttttttatttcttttttctttttggaggCGGGGTGGGTCATGGGGGTTATGGGTATGATGAAAAGGGAACTGTCACATCCCTAACTGAAGACAAAATGGTACTTCAATTAAGTACGAAATAACCTCACTTggatatataaaaatacaaaaaaagatGAAAGGATCATTAAATTGGTAATCTTCATAGGTGAGTTTAAACATAGTATGTATATGTTATTTTCAAACTCAACACATTTAATATTCTCTTTTGCTATAACTGGAGAACTGATGCTTTGGAGAAAAGTAAGGAGAAACATAGACTCTGGTTAGTATATCTTCAAATTGGTTTTTCAACTTTACAAATAGAAGGGGAACAGATCTTGAACAATTTATATGCTGTAGAAAACAGATCATTCTGGACAAAACATGCAGCACCCTCTTTCTTACGCATCCTTCCTTTCGTTTTAAATTATCTACTTTTAATTATTGGAAAAGGTCTTCACCACTGTATCAAAAAGTTGAGGTCAGCTGCCCCTATCTGCCCCTGTGCAGTGATTAATCCAAAAAATCAATTTCTTACTAATTTAaaccaaaattgaagaagagcaTATGTGGATAATGGTTGCTAAATATCAATTACAGATTTTGCAGAGATCATGTGCTACTATATCAAAAGGCACCCACttgaattataattatgttaaaCATTCACGTACAGATAATGATAAATAAGAGAATTCAAAAACTTGTGGAACCTGGGTAGGATATTTCTCCCTGCATGTACGAGTCGCTACCCACTCTTCCAGCAATGCCTGCAGAAAAGACACAACTTTGTCAAGAAGGTAAGACATGGGACTAAATTTGAAAAGCAGTTTACTCCCTCAATCCTGCTTTAGGCAATGGATAATAATTGAGGATAATAATGGACTCAATTTCAATGCATATTGTATCAGCAGCGGGAAAGGAGACaactatattatttttttgggtagTTTGTACACATAGCTCAGTTGCAGGTAAATTCAACTTGTTTAATCGATGTGTAGTCTTGCAAATAGAGGATGCTGTATAGTGATAAAACCTATAAAAGATTTGGTATCTTTAAAATGAAAATTGCACTGCAAAAGAGGGGAAGGGGTGGAGGGAGTTAGACAATATTATGGAACATTAATATTATGGAACATTCCACTATGGTTGCGAACAATTGAGGTTCTCATAAGTTATTGGAAGCATAAGTCGTGAACTCAGGAAGTAACAGACTCCACTTAGGTAAATGGTTGACTATCTCCATTTTGCTCTTTTGTTCCTCTGAAAATGGATAAATCTAGCTTTAGTAGTTGTCTCTCTAAATTAACCCCATCTCTCTTCATGTTATTGACTGACAGTCAATACTCACAAACAATTTCACTTTGGAAGAATGTAACAACTGAAAACTTCAACGAGGAGCACTTCACTACTTCAGTGGATGAATAAATCACATGAATCTTACAGCTTACATTATTATAACCGCTGGTACATATATCCCAACCTCACTGCCCCCATTGCCTTTTCCTTTCAAAGCTATCCATGGATGCTTGCTTAGCATCTGTGGGTGGACTAGTGTGAAAACATGAAAAGCCTGTTTTTTACTTTACAAAAAATACTGTGTGATCCCACAAGtaggtctggggagggtagagtgtacgcagaccttacccctatctTGTGAGGTAGAGAAGTTGTTTCTGAtaaaccctcggctcaagaaaaACAATAAACAGGAAAAAAATgctgagctattacatgaagcTAGTTTAGTGTAAGTTGAGACATCAGTTTACCGTGAATAAAAGAGGAAAGGACAGTTGGGAGAAGTACTAGGGGACATAAGTAAGGAAGGATGTAAAGGGTCATTTTGTCGCTCAAAATGACTTAAACCTCGTGACTTCAAACAGACTAATGTGCAGATTAGTAAGAAAAAAATAGCTGTTCCAACTGGTACATATGGAGAAACTATATTTTACTTTGTCATCTTGTAGATAAGGCTTTGAGAACTTGGATCAGTTCTTTATCTCGATCTATTTCAGAGAGAGAAGATATGATCATAGAAAAAGAAAACTGGAGATTACATAGGATAAATAGACATTTAAGGTAACCACCTTATGATCAAATTCGGCCATCCTTAGAACTATAGGTACAATTATTGGTTGAGCACCAGATTTTTCTCTTCTATGAGAAGGCTTTTGGGCTGCCCCTGAATCTTTAACTTTTTCACCTGTATTACCAGACAAGCAGTGAGGAAGCATCAAaggagagaaaaaataaataaacacacCCCTTCCCCCAAAAAAGTAGCTTGAGTAGCTTGTAGTGGAGATGGAAAAACTAGCAGAAAATATGCAAAGGCACTTACCCATATTTTCAGAGATTTCATTAACAATGTCCAAGGATTTCAGAGCAATTGTGAGCTTGTTTAACTCAGAAGATTCTCCTGGTTCTGAATTCATATCCTCAGAACAGCAATCCTTGCAGTCACTCTGACTTCTGTGTCTAACTCTAACATTAGAATTGCTTTTCTGTTGTAATTCATTCTGTTCCTCCACCTTCAGAGATTTTGGCACTGCTTGGTTTGCTGGAGAAGCCGGTGGCAATTTATTCTCTTCATCCATTAGGTAAATACTAGGATCTAGGTGTATCCCCTGCCATTGATATACCATCCAACTGAGATCACTCTATGTTCAAGcattatttttaaattgaagTGTATGCAGAGCCAAAAGGATTTTCGACATTCACCACCAATTGATAAAATAGTTGATGTGATACAAAACTGTGATGAAACCTCTAATTACTACTGAAGCAAGGATGAATATACtacttcttccttcttcttttttttgagaaaggcAACATGACAAGGATGAATATACTAGAAATGGACCATGCTATGCAGGCTTACGTGTCAGTACATACTATTTCTTTTCGCATAAAATGCTTCCTGAACTGCACCACACTCTCTCCAGGTATCTttcttttcaagaaaaaataaggtaatcttattatatatatggcACAATGGGGGTATTGTGTTAGATAATTATCTTCACGTTTGCTAAGAGCTTCATTGTCTCTACCTATGCAAGGAGCCACTGAAGTCTACCATATGACCTATGTCATTTACACATTCAGACTTTGACCAATAAGACAAAAGGCATAATAAAGATATTTAGGTTGATACACCAATGAGTACAGCCTTCAGATGCATTAGTTGTATTCCTAACCTGCATATAGAATATGTGAGATATAACACTGGAGCTGCTTCTAATCCTGTTGAACACCTCTGTtgcaaaaataaagagaaacatAGATTTGTCTAAGTCCCCTTTGTGATTGAACTATGAAGTTTGTTTTCCATTGATTAGAATTTCAGagtgattatgaaaaaggatatCCAGCTGAACCATATTCTCCAAACACTATTTCCTCACCAAGGAAACAAGAAAATACCAATTTATGTGGTCATAAACCTTCTCTGTACCCCATTTACATAGCAGACCGGGCTTTCATTTGATTCTCCCATCAAGACATTCATTCCACATCCATCATGTCCAGGGGGCTCATACCCCTTGCTGTATTATTGTTTCAACATCATCTTCTTCAAAGGGTCATTTTGCAACCACTCATTCTCCTCCTAAGAGACATTAAGAATATTCCCCTTCTCAAACTTTGCTCTCCTGACTGCTCTTTTCAAATTTAACTCTCGATAGAACCTCAACAACTTCTGTTTAATCCTATCTGCTTCCTCGATAATTACAATTGTCCTTCCTATCATGAACTTATAATTTGTCCTAACCTTATTGGCATCAGCCATTTTATAAATAAGATTTGCTTTTTGTCACCACTTTGCAGCCAGGAATAAGTTTTCACCTTTTATCCCTCTCTGCATTTGCTAACTTTTCCACATCACCTTAAAGGTCAATTCTCTATTTGGTTTCATCATCACTTAGACTGTATGACACTTTCTAGCTTGCTCCAATTTCCATCTTCCACATTTCTTGGCATTCTTTCATTGACTGGCTCAAATCTTGTAGTAACTCTTTGAAAAGCTTCAGTTTCTGATGATTTGAAAATCAGCTCTGCCTTTTTGTATTGAAAGATGCCAACAATCTTaaatcaaatccataaaatcaTTTCCAATTGTATCGGGAAGTAGTGCAGGAAAGTATTACATTCTTCTTTGTTGTTAAGTAGATCCCTTGTAAAGTTTATTCCTTCCTTTGGTGGTGCAACAAGTTTGAATCTATAAGGAAATCTTGAAACTCACTAGTATATAATTGTTTAGGGGTGCGATAAAAATACTTCCTTTAATATCAGCATGTATATGCAAGCAAAACATTGGTGCTAATAAGTTCCTACCGAGTTTTATAGGTAGGAGGACATGGGAAAGTATGCAGGCTTTCACAAATTCTCGTGTTCATCAATCAAAATTTAAGCATTTCAAACTCGAAAAATGAACCATTTCTATTCCGGATTCCCAAATGCGCACTCTAGTATATAATTGTTTAGGGGTGTGATAAAAATACTTCCTTTAATATCAGCATGTATATGCAAGCAAAACATTGGTGCTAATAAGTTCCTACCGAGTTTTATAGGTAGGAGGACATGGGAAAGTATGCAGGCTTTCACAAATTCTCGTGTTCATCAATCAAAATTTAAGCATTTCAAACTTGAAAAATGAACCATTTCTATTCCGGATTCCCAAATGCGCACTCTAGCAAGATTGGTTTATCATCCAACACTGGGTTCACCCAAGCATATTGCTTTCCTGAAAATATCATCTCGTTCAGTAGAGAAAAGGAATATGTCTATCCTGAACGCAGCTGGTCTGTCTTCAACTCTTATCCTAGTGAACTTACTGCCTAAAAGTGCAGGATTAATTAGGTCCAACTCTGAGATGAGATTGGATAAATCTTTGATGGGCCTTGTAACCCAAGTATTATTAGACTTCTCAACTGCAAACCTAACAATCCGATCTAATCACCCATTATTGCACAATCCTCTCAGTGCCTCCAATTCCTACCACATATCCCTTCTTTCATCAAAGGAATGTGGTCCATACTTCCCCGTGTAGATACCTGGGCATAATTAGATCGAGTGATGGACAGAATAATGAAAAGATGGAATGGTCATCCTTCAAACCTTCATTGGAAAACTGTGCTCTTTTGTCCAATTAAAACCCCACTTTGGCCCCATCTGCTCCCTGGACTTACCCAGTCACCCATCTGTTGCCTCGCACTTGCCTTGTTAGTCTACCGTCCATTTACTTATCTTGGAGGAAATAATACATGTCAAAAGTTTCTCTTCAATGTGGACATTATTTCCCTTTTGTTACCCCCTCGCATTTCAACAAACGATTTTAATCTTTTTTCCTTTAGACAAGTAACAGCTCTATTCAACAAAAATTAGCCACCCCAGAAAAAGGTGCTAAATTGGAAACTTTACAAGCATCGAAAGGGTGCTTAAACCCCTGCCCAGAACCTTATACAATTATACATTGCCAATTTGATATAATAACTTTCTTACTTCCCCCCACATAttctgtttacaccaaaaagaACAACCTAAGACAATTCATCCTAATTTTCTTGATAGAACTACTAGTGCCTTCAAAATGTCTaccatttctttctttccacaCTGTCCACCAAATGCAAGAAGGAATGATCTTCCACCAGTCCTCCCCACCTCTATTCCCAATACTCCACCAATTGTTCAGCAGTGCCAAAGTAGAACTAGGTATTACCcaagttattcccaaaatacaaaagaacATGGGCCACAGATTTATAGTTGACCTTCTATAGTTGCTCCAATCTCCTTCGTTCCCATAATTTATAGGAAACTCCAACTCCTTAAGCTCTTCGTAACCCTTTTGCTTTGAGATAGCACCACTCTTTCTTGAGCTTGGACTGCCCTTGTTTTCTATCATATTTCTTTGATTTACGTGGACTTTATGACCTCTCTTTTAAACCTATGAAAAGAAACCCGAAAGCTTACTAAGCCTCGGAATATTCTTTCTTACCCACTTTGACATTCGATTTCTTCCAACTGATTTCTTGCCACATGCAACTGATGATGCTTTGCCTGCACAACGTACCAAGGTAGAAGCTCTTCTGATACTGCTATAAATGCAGATTCACCAATGATTTGCTCTGGGACTTCCCCAATCTCTCTTCCTTCCCCTCCTTCTAATCTCAAATGTAGACGCTCCAGAAGAACTTGGGTGGAGATTTTCCCTTCTCCCAGACTCTTTCTCCTTCTAGATGTCAAATAAGGTAATTGTGCACTTCTCACATCATTTCCTTCCCGATCATAAGTTACAAAGTGATTACCACTTTTTCTATTATTGATGATGCATGACCACATAAAAAGGAACTCAAACTGTGTTATTCGACAAGCAGACCTCGTTTTGATGGTGCAAATGACAGTCCAAACTGGTAAGTAACAAGAACAAGATGGACCTTTTtgataaatcttttttttttgataaagaacAAGATAAGCCTTAAAAGCAGAAGACAATTCTCACATGGATATCAGATGCATATATAAAGACATCAAGGAGGTTTAGAACTACTTAGGCTTTTAAGCAAATCCAAAATGCTAATCTAGAAATTTAGCTCCCATACATCCATAACTTTCTCGAGTGATTGGATGTACAACTATTTTGCGTTAAAAGGAAATATCTATATTAGGAGATAAATCTGCTTTATAGATACAAAGCACACCCTCTGGGAGCTTCGGAAGTACTCCGTGTTTCCTCTGCaaaattccttttaaaaaaacaattcgTTTGGACTTGATGTAAAAATATAGACTTCTAATCTTGAGGACTCATTTTCTGCCAGTGGCAAtgctttcttcttattttttttttcttttttataaggACCAGTAGCAATGCTTCTTTTCCAATCAAGATGTCAAGAGAGGATTATGAAGAAACTAGAAAGATAGGGAGCTATAATGTCTAAGCATGACAAAACATGCGATAAAAAAAACTCATTATGTAGTTTATGGAGGGAAAATACCTCAATTATAATTGGTTTTCCATCTTTCATAGCTTTCTTCAAATCACCAGCCAAAcctacaaaaaaaattgagatgttGATTGAATTCCTTGACATGCTCCAAAACAGTTGTTTACAACAAGAATTACCTTTCCTTACTATTCTGCATTCTTTGCAGAATTCGGTTATTAGCTCCTCTGATGAGCTGAAATCACGTGCCCACACAGGAGAAGATGCCAAAGGTGCACTGATAAAAATTACAAGGTACACAAGTATTTGAGCGCCAAATGATATCACACTTCTGAGATAACCTTTAGTTAAGCATGAACAAACATGACCACGCAATTATCTGGAACTAACAGGTTACTGAAATAACTAAATCTGCATCTACAGTTACATACTCTGTTGATGTCCGTAGCAATTCATACACCATGGCAGTCTGAAAAAAAATCACATATAAATAATAAGCAAGCAAGGATAAACAGACCGCTTGCTCAAAGGAAAATATAGAAGCAGGCCCAGTAAATGTAGAGGGATTAAAGAAGAACCTGCAAGACATTTGGCAAGTTCAGCCTTTGTGCAAGCTGGGTAGCAATAGTAGATTTTCCAACACAAGCAGTGCCACAAACAAGAATTACCAAAGGCACTCGCATATGATGAAATCTAAGAACATAAAGATAACCAAAAAAGGAGGGTAAGCAACATCAAATACTAAATTGAGCCGTTTCAATCATTCCCTTCCTCATTGCTCCCAACAATAGGAAAATAAAGGGAAAGTTgacaaagaaaatatgaccaACCTCGTAATCATTTTATAACGGTTTATATACTCTTCTCCAAAACCTCTTCGCTCCATAAGCTGCATGGCATCCAAACAATTCAGTGTTATTTATCCACTTTCAGAACTTTGAACAACTGCTAACAGAAAGGAAAATCAAGTCACATACTACAAGGTCAATTTTTACAGAAACTAGTATCAGATGTTTGTCGAATTAAGAGAAAGAAATCACAGAAATCcatttaaaatatctttttggaaaaatctCTTCTTGAATGACTTTTGTGATTGAGCAATAGGTTTTGCACAGATTTATTATGGCAGTGTTCGTTTCCATCAGACAATTAACAGATGAACGACCTACAATACCCCCAACCAAAGGTTGATTGCTGACAGCATAACATGCTTATCAGTTTTATTCATAAACTATTTTGTGCATCTTAACTATCCTACACAGGTGATTCAATCTGAAACACAAACATCTTTGTGTCAATATAAGCTCTAGATACCATTGAATAggaaaagttaattttttaattttttaatgccTAGTGTCCGGGCCAGCTTTCGCACACCTCAAGTAATTAGGAAAGTTAATTGTCGAAAGACATAAAGCACAGTTCAGGTTAAACATCCCGACTTTGCTTTTACAACCTTAAGTGCATTTGCAAGTCAAAGATGCCAATCAAACAGGATCTGGGGAAAAAATCTTAAATGCCTATTGGATGAAATAATAAAGCAATTTTGCTTTTTCTTTCAGTCATTCGAGAAAAGGGAAGAAACTCATATGAACACCCTAACCACATGCAGAGAGCAAGAACAAGAAAGATGTTGATGACAAATCTCAGCTGAATAATGAAATCCACTTGTAACAAGTTCAATTCTATAATCAGCATTAGCCTGTGCCGactgagagagagagagagagagagaatcaTAGGAATGTATTGCTTGTTCTTCATCACTAAAGACAGCAAACTCATATTAATAAGCATCCAAATGAGTTGCTACTGTTTGTACCTGGAAAAAAAAGAGTCAAAACACCACATCCAACAAAGTGGCAACatatgaatcatgttcagatcGCCTTTGCAATATCAAAGTCTCCAAGGAAAAATCATACCTCGAGACGTAGAGCCAACGGAATAAGCAAAAACATTCACAGTTAAGCATCTTAGATAGTTAAATATTCATGGGAAAGTTACTGAACCTCTTGAAAGAATTGGAAACAGAACATAACCATAATAAGAAATGGGGTACCTTGAACAAGTTTGCCTCCAAATCTGATTGTGAGCTGcattaagaaataattttttaatatctaTGGACCAAGTAGGGTAAAATTCAATGAGAAGAAGATACAAATTTTAATGTCATACACATCGAGTAGGCTGTTGTCAACAAGAAGCTTCTTAAGCTCAAGTGCAATTTTAATAGCCACGTGATTTGGTATCTGTAAACGAGAAGCAGTTCACATTAACTCCAAATTCATACCAAAAGCTGTAGAAAAAGAAGATTTGGTAGTAGGTCATCCTTTTGAAATAAGGAAACTTGGAACACTGACAAGTGACAGCATAAATAACTATACAAATTGCCCAATTCAAGGAACAGCACAGCTGTGATGTTAGAATTTGAATAGGAACAGTGTTGGTAAGCGACAACTTAGTCATCGAGCTGATTATAAATTTGCATGTGATTCAACAAACATAATCTACTAAAGGAAGGATGTTGAACCTTAGTGACGGTGAGCATTCTGCTGAGCAAAAATCTAGAGAGAACATAGTAGTGATCGGCATTGTCACCCAGCCATACTTTCACCTGAAA
It contains:
- the LOC129894238 gene encoding uncharacterized protein LOC129894238; the protein is MKKDKAVVRESPSTNEEEEDAVSSNHSARRFSTRNASSKYDFVKVKVWLGDNADHYYVLSRFLLSRMLTVTKIPNHVAIKIALELKKLLVDNSLLDVSQSDLEANLFKLMERRGFGEEYINRYKMITRFHHMRVPLVILVCGTACVGKSTIATQLAQRLNLPNVLQTAMVYELLRTSTDAPLASSPVWARDFSSSEELITEFCKECRIVRKGLAGDLKKAMKDGKPIIIEGIHLDPSIYLMDEENKLPPASPANQAVPKSLKVEEQNELQQKSNSNVRVRHRSQSDCKDCCSEDMNSEPGESSELNKLTIALKSLDIVNEISENMGEKVKDSGAAQKPSHRREKSGAQPIIVPIVLRMAEFDHKALLEEWVATRTCREKYPTQDKDKLISNLKTIQDYLCSFNSQGLTVVNISATTFPQTLDWLHNHLLQCIEQGTSQVSRGNSVEIVKD